The Chitinophaga sp. H8 region ACCAGAATACAATGACAATGTTTACCTGTCTTTAAGAAACATTCCTACTGTGGCTGGTACTATGCTCAGTGATGTTAATACTTATGACATCATGAACAGTAACTACCTGGTGTTTACAGAAAGTGCTGCTAAAATCTTTACAGAAGAGCCAATTGCAGCAGAAGCGTAAACATTGTTGTCATTGGCAGCAATACAGATAAGCGAGAAATCAAATACAAAAAACAAGCTAAGCGCTAACCGCTAATAGCTAAACGCTATACAAGATGAGACTTTCAGACGTTTTAATCAAACCAGTGGTATCTGAAAAGGTGAACAAAGCCACCGATAAATTTAACCGCTACTACTTCATCGTTGACAAAAAAGCCAACAAGCTGGAGATCAAGAAAGCAGTGGAAGAGTTTTATGGTGTGACTGTTGGAGACGTGAATACCATGGTAATGCCGGGTAAAGCTAAGACCCGCTTTACTAAAGCTGGTTTTATATCAGGGAAAAAGCCTTCTTATAAAAAGGCAGTGGTAACCCTGGCCCAAGGAGAAACTATAGATCTGTATGCTAACATATAGTGCGCAATACCGCAGCAATGCGGGATTGATGGATGTATATGCAGATCACTTTATAATTAATAATTAACATTTAACTTTTTAGGAAGTAATGGCACTGAAGAAATTCAAACCGATGACAGCCGGTACCCGTTGGAAAATAGGCAATGCTTATGCAGAGCTGACTTCGGATACCCCTGAGAAGAGCCTCCTGGAGCCACTGTCCAAAAGCGGTGGTAGAAACGCGCAGGGCCGCAGGTCTATGCGTTACATAGGTGGTGGTAACAGACAACATTACCGTATCATTGATTTCAAACGTGATAAGGAAGGAATTCCGGCAACTGTTAAGACCATTGAATATGATCCTAACCGTAGTGCATTTATCGCGCTGGTAGTGTATGCTGATGGTGAAAAACGTTACATCATTGCCCCACAAGGCTTACAGGTAGGTACTACCGTATCCAGTGGTGCAGATGCTGCTCCGGAAGTGGGTAACGCTTTACCGTTAAAGAACATGCCACTGGGTACTGTGGTACATAACATTGAACTGCAACCTGGTAAAGGTGCCGCGATCGCAAGAAGTGCCGGTACTTATGCACAGTTGTCGAACAAGGAAGAAAAATATGCCGTATTGAAAATGCCATCCGGTGAACTGCGCAAGGTGTTAAGCACTTGTAAAGCAACTGTTGGTACTGTTTCTAACTCTGATCACGCGCTGGAATCCATCGGTAAAGCTGGTGCCAACGTATGGAGAGGTATCCGTCCACGCGTTCGTGGTGTAGCCATGAACCCGGTAGATCACCCAATGGGTGGTGGTGAAGGTAAATCTTCCGGAGGCCATCCAAGATCCAGAACTGGTAAATATGCGAAAGGTCTGAAAACAAGGAAACCGCATAAGAGTTCTGATAAGCTGATCATCAGCAGAAAAAACGGTAAAAAATTATAATATTTTGAAATCCGGGTTCCGGAAGTAATTGCGGAGCCCGGGTAGAAAAACTATAAATAAGAAAACATGGCTCGTTCCATTAAAAAAGGTCCTTACATCGACTTTAAATTAGAGAAGAAAGTAGAAAAAATGAATGAGGGCACCAAAAGGTCTGTAATCAAGACCTGGAGCCGTCGGTCTACTATCACTCCTGATTTTGTAGGTCACACCTTCGCAGTACACAATGGCAACAAATTTATTCCTGTTTATGTAACGGAATTTATGGTTGGTCATAAACTGGGTGAATTTGCGCCGACACGCAATTTCAGAGGACACGCAAACAAGAAAATGTAGTAATTATAGTTTGAGAGTTTGAGGTTTGAAGTTGCTGGTGATAGTATCAAACGTCAAACATCAGACATCGAACATCAAACAATAAATAAGAAATTTAATAACAATGGAAGCAGTAGCTAAGCTTAGTAATAATCCTACATCTACCCGCAAAATGCGTTTGCTGGCAGATCTGATCCGTGGTTTGGATGTGGAAAAGGCTTTGAATATTTTGAAATTCCATCCTAAGCACCCAAGCGTACCTCTGGAAAAGCTGTTGGTATCTGCCATTGCTAACTGGAAAGTGAAGAATGAAGGTGCAAGGGTTGAGGATGCTAATCTTCATGTGAAAACTATTTTTGTAGACGGTGGCCGTATCCTGAAAAGAATGCGCCCTGCTCCGCAAGGAAGAGGATACCGTATCCGTAAAAGAAGCAACCACGTAACGATTGTTGTAGACAGCCGTGTGGTGGCCGAAGAAAAGGTAGCTAAATAGTAGAAATTTAAAGTATTAAACTCATATAAACCAGGAACATGGGTCAGAAAACAAATCCTATTGGTAACAGGTTAGGTATCATCAGAGGATGGGACTCCAATTGGTATGGTAGCAAAAAAGATTACGCTACCAAGCTAATCGAAGATAACAAGATCAGAACTTACCTGAATGCCCGTATTAATAAAGGTGGTATTTCACGTGTTGTGATCGAAAGAACTTTGGGTAAGCTGATTATCACAGTTCATACTTCTAAACCTGGTATCATTATAGGTAAAGGTGGTAATGAAGTTGATCGCATCAAGGAAGAGCTGAAGAAATTGACCGGCAAGGAAGATGTACAGATCAACATTCTGGAAATCCGCCGTCCTGAAATGGATGCCAATATCGTAGCAGAAACAATTGCCAAACAAATAGAAAGCCGTATTAACTACAAGCGTGCTATTAAAATGGCGATTG contains the following coding sequences:
- the rpsS gene encoding 30S ribosomal protein S19 is translated as MARSIKKGPYIDFKLEKKVEKMNEGTKRSVIKTWSRRSTITPDFVGHTFAVHNGNKFIPVYVTEFMVGHKLGEFAPTRNFRGHANKKM
- the rplW gene encoding 50S ribosomal protein L23, which produces MRLSDVLIKPVVSEKVNKATDKFNRYYFIVDKKANKLEIKKAVEEFYGVTVGDVNTMVMPGKAKTRFTKAGFISGKKPSYKKAVVTLAQGETIDLYANI
- the rplB gene encoding 50S ribosomal protein L2, with amino-acid sequence MALKKFKPMTAGTRWKIGNAYAELTSDTPEKSLLEPLSKSGGRNAQGRRSMRYIGGGNRQHYRIIDFKRDKEGIPATVKTIEYDPNRSAFIALVVYADGEKRYIIAPQGLQVGTTVSSGADAAPEVGNALPLKNMPLGTVVHNIELQPGKGAAIARSAGTYAQLSNKEEKYAVLKMPSGELRKVLSTCKATVGTVSNSDHALESIGKAGANVWRGIRPRVRGVAMNPVDHPMGGGEGKSSGGHPRSRTGKYAKGLKTRKPHKSSDKLIISRKNGKKL
- the rplV gene encoding 50S ribosomal protein L22, yielding MEAVAKLSNNPTSTRKMRLLADLIRGLDVEKALNILKFHPKHPSVPLEKLLVSAIANWKVKNEGARVEDANLHVKTIFVDGGRILKRMRPAPQGRGYRIRKRSNHVTIVVDSRVVAEEKVAK
- the rpsC gene encoding 30S ribosomal protein S3, with the protein product MGQKTNPIGNRLGIIRGWDSNWYGSKKDYATKLIEDNKIRTYLNARINKGGISRVVIERTLGKLIITVHTSKPGIIIGKGGNEVDRIKEELKKLTGKEDVQINILEIRRPEMDANIVAETIAKQIESRINYKRAIKMAIATALRMGAEGIKVKISGRLGGAEIARSEEMKQGRVPLHTFRMDIDYASLFALTVYGKIGIKVWICKGEVLGQRDLNPNVLTGKEGDNRGGERRPGDHGGERRDHGDRRERGGDRRGGGEHRGGGRR